GTACTCTTAATCATCAAGCTAACAATCCTGCTTTCAGGTGCCGCCACACTCGGCCTAATCGCGATTATGCGTCCGACAAATCAGATGCTCTTTGAAACAGCCTCTGGAACTGGCGTTTTACAAGTATTCATTTTATCGCTGTTTCTAAGCTCGCTAATCGTCACCATGAGTAGCATTTTGCAAGGATTCGGAAATATGGCCGGGCCCGCCGTCGCCGTTTGCGTCGGACTTGCCGTCAAACTCGCAACAAACGCCATGCTCGTTCCGCGATTTGCCACATACGGCGCATCATGGTCAACCGTCATTGGGCTCGGCGCGACACTTATCATCTGCTACATACTGCTAAAGCGCCAACTCCCAATCCCGTTCATCCGTAAAAACATGATCGGCTGGGCATTACTAGCTTTTGCAGCGATGATCGTCCTCCCCGTTTTCTGGGAAGCATTCTGGCCATTCACAAGCCGCATCGGCAGCGCAATCCAAGCCTTACTCGGAGCGCTCATCGGAGGCGTCATCTTTTTCTATTGCCTCATCAAATTCAAGTTACTCACAACACGCGATCTAGTATTCATGCCATTTGGCTCGAAACTGCTATGGCTCGCCAACAAAATTCATAAAAGATAGTTGCAATTCCTTACCAATCATGCGAAGATAAAGATAAATTTCACTGACAAAGGATGGATGCACTTATGGCAGATTCAATGCGTTTAGATAAGTTTTTAAAAGTATCACGATTAATTAAACGGCGTACCGTAGCGAAAGAAGTTGCCGAAAAAGGCCGCATTTCCGTTAATGGCACCGTTGCAAAACCAGGAACGAACGTCAAAGCAGGCGACGAACTTGTCATCAAATTTGGACAAAAAACAGTCACTGCTCAAATTGATCGCTTAGAAGAAAACGCACGCAAAG
The sequence above is drawn from the Listeria weihenstephanensis genome and encodes:
- a CDS encoding RNA-binding S4 domain-containing protein encodes the protein MRLDKFLKVSRLIKRRTVAKEVAEKGRISVNGTVAKPGTNVKAGDELVIKFGQKTVTAQIDRLEENARKEVATEMYTILKEERKDEE